Proteins encoded together in one Aeromonas encheleia window:
- the pepT gene encoding peptidase T codes for MDTLLERFLRYLTFHTRSDACNPACPSTEGQLIFARALRDEMTQLGLSQVTLDDNGYLTACLPGNQPDAPAIGLIAHMDTADYEAEQVVPQIIENYQGGDICLGKGDEVLAIRQYRCLKNYLGQDLITTDGTTLLGADDKAGIAEILSAVAQLQTNPEIPRGDLWLGFTPDEEIGRGANLFPLDRFPARWAYTVDGGELGELEYENFNAASATVRFIGNNVHPGTAKGGMINSQTLAARFHAAMPPEQTPECTEGYEGFFHLAQMRGTVEETELHYIIRDFDDDAFAARKAQLKERVASLQLDAPKARIELTLTDSYRNMRSQIEPHMHIVELAKAAMLAADVTPKIKPIRGGTDGARLSFMGLPCPNLFTGGHNFHGKHEFIPLQSMEKAVATLVELVRLTAAYRD; via the coding sequence ATGGATACCCTGCTTGAGCGTTTTCTGCGTTACCTGACTTTTCATACCCGCTCCGATGCGTGCAATCCCGCCTGTCCCAGCACTGAGGGTCAGCTGATCTTCGCCCGCGCCCTGCGCGATGAGATGACACAGCTTGGCCTCAGCCAGGTCACGCTGGATGACAATGGCTACCTCACCGCCTGCCTGCCGGGCAACCAGCCGGACGCCCCCGCCATCGGCTTGATTGCCCATATGGACACCGCCGACTACGAGGCCGAGCAGGTTGTGCCCCAGATCATCGAAAACTATCAGGGGGGAGATATCTGCCTCGGCAAGGGGGACGAGGTGCTGGCCATCCGCCAGTATCGCTGCCTGAAGAACTACCTGGGCCAGGATCTCATCACCACCGACGGCACCACCCTGCTGGGGGCCGATGACAAGGCCGGCATCGCCGAGATCCTCAGCGCCGTCGCCCAGCTGCAGACCAACCCCGAGATCCCCCGTGGCGACCTCTGGCTTGGCTTCACCCCGGACGAGGAGATAGGCCGCGGCGCCAACCTGTTCCCCCTCGACCGTTTCCCGGCGCGCTGGGCCTATACCGTCGACGGCGGCGAGCTGGGGGAGCTGGAGTACGAGAACTTCAACGCCGCCAGCGCCACGGTGCGCTTCATCGGCAACAACGTGCACCCCGGCACCGCCAAGGGCGGCATGATCAACAGCCAGACCCTGGCCGCCCGCTTCCATGCCGCCATGCCCCCCGAGCAGACCCCGGAGTGCACCGAGGGCTATGAGGGCTTCTTCCACCTGGCGCAGATGCGCGGCACTGTGGAAGAGACCGAGCTGCACTACATCATCCGCGACTTCGATGACGACGCCTTCGCCGCCCGCAAGGCCCAGCTCAAGGAGCGGGTCGCCTCCCTGCAGCTGGACGCCCCCAAGGCACGCATCGAGCTGACCCTGACCGACAGCTATCGCAACATGCGCAGCCAGATCGAGCCGCACATGCACATCGTCGAGCTGGCCAAGGCCGCCATGCTCGCCGCCGACGTGACCCCCAAGATCAAGCCGATCCGCGGCGGCACCGACGGCGCCCGCCTCTCCTTCATGGGGCTGCCCTGCCCCAACCTGTTCACCGGCGGCCACAACTTCCACGGCAAGCACGAGTTCATCCCGTTGCAATCCATGGAGAAAGCGGTCGCCACCCTGGTGGAGCTGGTGCGACTGACGGCCGCCTACCGGGATTGA
- a CDS encoding SelT/SelW/SelH family protein, translating to MAQPSLKPRIEIRYCTLCRWMLRAAWLAQELLSTFDSDLGEVALVPASKGEFKILVNGVQVWDRVADEGFPEAKEIKQRVRDLIAPERDLGHADRKPAGE from the coding sequence ATGGCACAACCCAGCCTCAAGCCTCGTATCGAGATCCGCTACTGCACCCTCTGCCGCTGGATGCTGCGCGCCGCCTGGCTGGCCCAGGAGCTGCTCTCCACCTTCGACAGTGACCTGGGGGAGGTGGCACTGGTGCCAGCCAGCAAGGGGGAGTTCAAGATCTTGGTGAACGGTGTCCAGGTGTGGGACAGGGTGGCCGATGAGGGCTTCCCCGAGGCCAAGGAGATCAAGCAGCGGGTGCGCGACCTCATCGCGCCGGAGCGGGATCTGGGCCACGCGGATCGCAAGCCGGCCGGTGAATGA